A single Silvibacterium dinghuense DNA region contains:
- the yidD gene encoding membrane protein insertion efficiency factor YidD, protein MKGKGIKRSAIWRRTAVEWALAGYKLAVSPLLHAVSGRAGSQAGACRFQPTCSEYAAIAVSEHGLVRGGWMALRRLARCHPFSRGGFDPVPAKSEHPDHKDCCPRWAAGESPLRRAR, encoded by the coding sequence ATGAAAGGAAAAGGCATAAAGCGGTCCGCGATTTGGCGCCGGACAGCGGTGGAATGGGCTCTGGCCGGTTACAAGCTGGCGGTTTCGCCCCTGCTGCACGCCGTCAGCGGACGCGCCGGAAGCCAGGCAGGCGCCTGCCGCTTCCAGCCCACCTGCTCGGAGTACGCGGCCATCGCCGTCAGCGAGCACGGACTCGTGCGCGGCGGCTGGATGGCCCTGCGCCGCCTGGCGCGCTGCCATCCCTTTTCCAGAGGCGGCTTCGACCCCGTCCCCGCGAAATCCGAACATCCCGACCACAAAGATTGCTGCCCCCGATGGGCAGCGGGTGAAAGCCCACTGCGGCGCGCCCGGTAA
- the yidC gene encoding membrane protein insertase YidC, whose translation MPEIQNPNQQGGTGGGGQDMRTTLAFFGLFLLVFFGLQYYRSKKAPEPAPAQTQSQSQSQSAQQQSAAAPPAAASPAPDAGSAVAAVAAAGESTTVIENELYKITFTNRGAQVKSWILKKYTDEDGKPLDLIHQTAAAKFGYPLSLFTYDAGLRSRLASALYVASATGNLSAPNTLSFDYSAGGLLVHKSFSFDSSYVIHASVKVTQNGAPVSAMLAWPSGFGDQSTLPQYAGGMLDYSQSGKDDQIAFKKVVGGDTLRGPFDWAGVSDLYFTAIFLPDSPSDATLVSLSNTLQIPKNPKKPEPNQTESASVLGAAIGSGAGTVETRLFAGPKSLDVLGSVHAADGTNLQKVVSFGWWGIISKPLFYLLRFFHDHVIANWGWAILLLTVILNIAMLPTRIKMMQSSLKMQRIQPEMDQIKAKYAKFKATDPRKQEMQQEIFALQKREGVNMFGGCVPMLIQWPLLFGFYRMLGNVIELRHAHWLWLPDLASPDPWHILPIFVIVSMFLTQYFTPSPGVDPAQQKMMAFTMPAVFGFMMWNFGSGLSLYWACSNFIGVAQQMIMNRTGMGREIREIQLKRAQKQRGKVINARR comes from the coding sequence TTGCCAGAGATACAGAATCCGAATCAACAGGGCGGCACCGGTGGTGGCGGTCAGGACATGCGCACCACGCTCGCCTTTTTTGGCCTTTTTCTGCTGGTCTTCTTCGGCCTGCAGTATTACCGCTCCAAGAAGGCACCCGAACCGGCCCCGGCTCAAACCCAGTCCCAAAGCCAGAGCCAGTCCGCACAGCAGCAGAGCGCCGCGGCACCGCCGGCTGCGGCCAGCCCTGCTCCGGATGCAGGCAGCGCAGTCGCTGCCGTGGCCGCTGCCGGCGAGAGCACGACTGTCATCGAGAATGAGCTCTACAAAATCACCTTCACCAACCGCGGTGCGCAGGTGAAGAGCTGGATTCTGAAGAAGTACACCGATGAAGACGGCAAGCCGCTGGACCTGATCCATCAGACCGCCGCGGCGAAGTTCGGCTATCCGCTCTCGCTCTTTACCTACGACGCAGGACTGCGCAGCAGGCTGGCCAGCGCTCTCTACGTCGCCTCGGCGACCGGCAATCTTTCGGCGCCGAATACGCTGAGCTTCGACTACTCGGCCGGCGGCCTCCTCGTCCACAAGAGCTTCAGCTTCGATTCGTCCTACGTGATCCACGCCAGCGTGAAGGTAACCCAGAACGGCGCGCCGGTATCGGCGATGCTGGCCTGGCCTTCGGGCTTCGGCGACCAGAGCACGCTGCCGCAGTATGCCGGCGGCATGCTCGATTACTCGCAGAGCGGCAAGGACGATCAGATCGCCTTCAAGAAAGTGGTCGGCGGCGACACCCTGCGTGGGCCCTTTGACTGGGCTGGCGTAAGCGACCTTTACTTCACGGCCATCTTCCTGCCGGACAGCCCCTCCGATGCCACGCTCGTGAGCCTGAGCAACACCCTGCAAATTCCCAAGAACCCGAAGAAGCCGGAACCGAACCAGACCGAGTCGGCCTCCGTGCTGGGCGCGGCCATCGGCAGCGGCGCGGGCACTGTCGAGACGCGGCTCTTTGCTGGTCCGAAGTCGCTCGACGTGCTTGGCTCAGTCCATGCGGCGGACGGCACCAATCTGCAGAAGGTGGTCAGCTTCGGCTGGTGGGGCATCATCTCGAAGCCGCTCTTCTACCTGCTGCGCTTCTTCCATGACCACGTGATCGCCAACTGGGGCTGGGCCATCCTGCTGCTCACGGTGATCCTGAATATCGCCATGCTGCCGACGCGCATCAAGATGATGCAGTCGTCGCTGAAGATGCAGCGCATTCAGCCGGAGATGGACCAGATCAAGGCCAAGTACGCCAAGTTCAAGGCCACCGATCCGCGCAAGCAGGAGATGCAGCAGGAAATCTTCGCGCTGCAGAAGCGCGAGGGCGTGAACATGTTCGGCGGCTGCGTTCCCATGCTCATCCAGTGGCCGCTGCTCTTCGGCTTCTATCGCATGCTCGGCAACGTAATCGAGCTGCGCCACGCGCACTGGCTCTGGCTGCCGGATCTGGCCTCGCCCGATCCATGGCACATCCTGCCGATCTTCGTGATCGTCTCGATGTTCCTGACGCAGTACTTCACGCCCTCACCGGGCGTCGATCCGGCGCAGCAGAAGATGATGGCTTTCACCATGCCCGCGGTCTTCGGCTTCATGATGTGGAATTTCGGCTCCGGCCTCTCGCTCTACTGGGCATGCAGCAACTTCATCGGCGTAGCCCAGCAGATGATCATGAACCGGACCGGCATGGGACGGGAGATCCGCGAGATCCAGTTGAAACGGGCGCAGAAGCAGCGCGGAAAAGTAATCAACGCGCGAAGATAG
- the mnmE gene encoding tRNA uridine-5-carboxymethylaminomethyl(34) synthesis GTPase MnmE: MQPHPQIAEQEDIAGETIAAVSTPPGRGGIGIVRLSGPHALAISNALLALRNPLEHAMARFAEIRDPETGGKLDEAIATYFAKPRSYTGEDLVEIAAHGSPVVLDLLLRWALQQGARLARPGEFTERAFLSGRLDLTQAEAVRDLIDAQTLYQARTAAEQMGGAISRRIQPAKEKLVELISLLEAGIDFAEDDVDLTPDEEIGTRIDAVGAELAGLARSFERGRIVHSGLTLAIVGRPNVGKSSLFNRLVERERAIVTAIPGTTRDLVTERVSLGGIPLELVDTAGLRTTADEAEAMGIAKSREALADADIVLVVLEAGIPPSEEEAELLASLHGRRFLAVYNKIDLEDSSSGQGHAEEQSIRTSAATGAGIEALREALLNMVRTPGGESESGMLTNLRQHEAVKSALDALGDARAATANGTPHEMILLDLYSALRQLDSLTGETTADDILNRIFSTFCIGK, from the coding sequence GTGCAGCCACATCCCCAGATCGCGGAACAGGAAGACATCGCCGGCGAGACCATCGCCGCTGTTTCTACGCCGCCCGGACGCGGCGGCATCGGCATCGTGCGCCTCTCCGGGCCGCATGCGCTGGCCATCAGCAACGCGCTGCTGGCCCTGCGCAATCCGCTGGAGCACGCCATGGCGCGCTTCGCCGAGATTCGTGATCCGGAAACAGGCGGCAAGCTCGACGAGGCCATCGCGACCTACTTCGCAAAGCCCCGCTCCTACACAGGGGAAGATTTAGTCGAGATCGCAGCGCACGGCTCACCCGTGGTGCTCGATCTGCTGCTGCGCTGGGCATTGCAACAGGGAGCGCGGCTGGCGCGTCCGGGCGAGTTCACCGAGCGGGCCTTTCTCTCCGGACGCCTTGACCTCACGCAGGCCGAAGCCGTGCGTGACCTCATCGACGCGCAAACGCTCTACCAGGCGCGCACCGCAGCCGAGCAGATGGGCGGCGCCATCTCGCGGCGCATCCAGCCGGCCAAGGAAAAGCTCGTCGAGCTGATCTCGCTGCTCGAGGCCGGCATCGATTTCGCCGAAGACGATGTGGATCTGACGCCGGATGAGGAGATCGGCACGCGCATCGACGCAGTCGGCGCCGAATTGGCTGGCCTGGCCCGCAGCTTCGAGCGCGGGCGCATCGTGCACTCCGGTCTGACGCTGGCCATTGTGGGCCGCCCGAATGTGGGCAAGTCCTCACTCTTTAACCGGCTGGTCGAGCGCGAACGCGCCATCGTGACGGCGATACCCGGCACCACGCGCGACTTGGTGACCGAGCGCGTTTCGCTCGGCGGCATACCTCTCGAACTGGTAGACACAGCCGGACTGCGCACCACCGCCGACGAAGCCGAGGCCATGGGCATCGCAAAGTCACGCGAGGCGCTCGCCGATGCGGACATCGTGCTTGTCGTGCTCGAAGCGGGTATTCCTCCGAGCGAGGAAGAGGCTGAGTTGCTCGCATCGCTCCACGGACGCCGCTTTCTGGCGGTCTATAACAAGATCGATCTGGAAGACAGCAGCAGCGGACAGGGTCATGCGGAGGAGCAGAGTATCCGCACCTCGGCAGCGACCGGAGCGGGCATCGAAGCGCTGCGCGAAGCGCTGCTCAACATGGTGCGCACGCCGGGCGGCGAGAGCGAAAGCGGCATGCTGACCAATCTGCGTCAGCACGAAGCAGTGAAGAGCGCGCTGGATGCGCTGGGTGACGCGCGAGCCGCCACAGCAAACGGCACCCCGCATGAAATGATCCTGCTCGACCTCTACAGCGCCCTGCGCCAGCTCGACAGCCTGACCGGCGAAACCACGGCGGACGACATCCTGAACCGGATCTTTTCCACCTTCTGCATCGGGAAGTAA
- a CDS encoding tetratricopeptide repeat protein, translating to MRGSYFRKVLLLVLGLLAGGMTRLQGAPTSNTPTGNPNAACARCHRDIYENYERTPMANASGAAADGFTPGDFVHQDSGIHYRVFEKDGRVFLSYDRDSQHPAKVLHGQQELISYIGSGKRGRTYLFEQQGYWFELPVNWYAKKALWDMAPGYLDVKEMPMTLPIDYSCMRCHTSGAQQVLADARNHYAAQPFLHGGITCESCHGDGAKHIDSSGAGAMLDPAKLPAERRDSVCLRCHLEGKVVVTRKGKSLGDFKPGDDLFDYAVFFVRAQEQGAGGRATSQWEALEQSACKRASGDKLTCTTCHDPHSEPTAEERVAFYRKSCLACHTGVKYAVKHHPEQPDCASCHMPRSATNDIAHEQVTDHRIQIPSPTPAVTSQSETLVAVHEAHPSDRDLGLAYAQLASKGDREAVMKAYPLLRKAEQAGGGVADDAQVHTELGFLEQVMGHADAAQQEYGAALKANPFDAVAEGDLALILAEQRHYDEAEALWQRAFEHDPTQIAAGRNLAQVACGMGQIDLALKTLDRVLLFSPDDQRAKEMAAGMRSGAIHCLP from the coding sequence ATGAGAGGTTCGTATTTCCGCAAGGTTCTTCTGCTGGTACTCGGTCTGCTTGCGGGGGGTATGACGCGGCTTCAGGGAGCGCCAACTTCAAACACTCCAACCGGAAATCCGAATGCGGCTTGTGCTCGGTGCCATCGCGACATCTACGAGAACTATGAGCGGACACCGATGGCCAATGCGAGTGGCGCGGCGGCAGACGGATTTACGCCTGGGGATTTTGTGCACCAGGATTCGGGCATTCACTATCGTGTTTTCGAGAAGGATGGACGCGTCTTTCTCTCCTACGACCGCGACTCGCAGCATCCGGCAAAGGTGCTGCATGGGCAGCAGGAGCTAATCTCCTATATCGGCTCGGGCAAGCGCGGACGGACCTATCTCTTCGAGCAGCAGGGCTACTGGTTCGAGCTCCCGGTGAACTGGTACGCGAAGAAAGCGCTATGGGATATGGCTCCGGGATACCTTGATGTCAAGGAAATGCCGATGACCCTCCCCATCGACTACAGCTGCATGCGCTGCCATACCTCGGGCGCACAGCAGGTGCTTGCGGATGCGCGCAATCATTACGCTGCCCAGCCTTTTCTGCATGGCGGAATCACCTGCGAATCATGCCATGGCGACGGAGCGAAGCACATCGATTCAAGTGGAGCGGGAGCGATGCTCGACCCGGCGAAACTTCCGGCGGAGCGGCGGGACTCGGTGTGTCTGCGCTGCCATCTCGAAGGCAAGGTGGTGGTGACACGCAAGGGCAAATCGCTGGGCGACTTCAAGCCGGGGGACGACCTCTTCGATTACGCGGTATTCTTCGTGCGGGCGCAGGAGCAGGGCGCCGGCGGCCGCGCGACGAGCCAGTGGGAGGCCCTGGAGCAAAGCGCCTGCAAGCGGGCTTCGGGCGATAAGCTGACCTGCACCACGTGTCACGATCCGCACAGCGAGCCCACGGCGGAGGAGCGGGTGGCCTTCTATCGCAAGAGCTGCCTTGCATGCCATACCGGCGTAAAGTATGCGGTAAAGCATCATCCCGAGCAGCCTGATTGCGCTTCCTGCCACATGCCACGTTCGGCGACCAACGATATTGCGCACGAGCAGGTGACGGATCATCGCATTCAGATTCCTTCGCCAACACCGGCAGTGACTTCGCAAAGCGAAACACTGGTGGCCGTGCACGAAGCGCATCCCTCGGACCGAGACCTTGGGCTTGCTTATGCGCAGCTGGCCTCAAAGGGCGATCGCGAGGCGGTGATGAAGGCGTATCCACTGCTGCGGAAGGCGGAACAGGCAGGCGGTGGAGTGGCCGACGATGCACAGGTGCACACGGAGCTTGGCTTTCTGGAGCAGGTGATGGGACATGCCGATGCGGCGCAGCAGGAGTACGGAGCGGCGCTCAAGGCCAATCCCTTTGACGCCGTGGCCGAGGGGGACCTGGCGCTGATCCTCGCCGAGCAACGGCACTATGATGAGGCCGAAGCGCTGTGGCAGCGCGCCTTCGAGCACGATCCGACGCAGATTGCCGCAGGCAGGAACCTGGCGCAGGTGGCATGCGGAATGGGACAGATCGACCTGGCACTGAAGACACTGGACCGGGTGCTTCTGTTTTCGCCCGACGACCAGCGGGCGAAGGAGATGGCGGCAGGCATGCGGTCGGGCGCGATCCACTGCCTGCCGTAA
- a CDS encoding glycosyltransferase family 2 protein, whose protein sequence is MSTESQSTAEAVSRPQAAARPFQNLGIIIPTWKAERHWADLERALAMQGLSPEQVLIIDSSSPDRTCELARASGYRVVVIPQKEFGHGRTRQAAIASMPPEAELLLYMTQDAVLDSPDSVCNLCAAMNDPEVGAAYGRQLPRAEADAIERHARLFSYPDVSQVRSFESRHAVGIRAAFLSNSFAIYRRTALEAVGGFPSDVIFGEDSYVAAKLLMAGWKVVYQADATAVHSHAFTVRQEFARYFDIGVHHDREAWMLEAFGSAGGEGQKFVRSELAYLNRHDRSLIPLALVRTATKLLAYRLGRHWRRLPNAWNCRLSSNPVFWQAS, encoded by the coding sequence ATGTCCACGGAATCGCAATCCACGGCTGAAGCAGTATCGCGACCACAGGCGGCTGCCAGACCCTTCCAGAATCTCGGCATCATCATTCCTACCTGGAAGGCGGAGCGGCACTGGGCTGATCTTGAGCGCGCCCTGGCGATGCAGGGGCTGTCTCCGGAGCAGGTTCTGATCATCGACTCCAGTTCGCCCGATCGCACCTGCGAGCTCGCGCGTGCCAGTGGCTATCGCGTGGTGGTGATTCCGCAAAAAGAGTTCGGCCACGGCCGAACCCGGCAGGCTGCGATCGCCTCTATGCCGCCTGAAGCCGAACTGCTGCTCTATATGACTCAGGATGCCGTGCTCGACTCTCCGGACAGCGTTTGCAATCTATGCGCAGCGATGAACGATCCTGAGGTCGGCGCTGCCTACGGGCGTCAGCTCCCGCGTGCAGAAGCCGATGCCATCGAGCGTCATGCCCGCCTGTTCAGCTATCCCGATGTCTCCCAGGTGCGCAGCTTTGAGAGCCGCCATGCCGTGGGCATTCGCGCGGCATTTCTTTCCAACAGCTTTGCCATCTATCGCCGGACTGCGCTCGAAGCTGTAGGCGGTTTTCCCAGCGATGTGATTTTTGGCGAAGATTCCTATGTTGCCGCAAAGCTGCTGATGGCCGGATGGAAGGTGGTTTATCAGGCGGACGCCACGGCGGTTCATTCGCATGCCTTCACCGTGCGCCAGGAGTTCGCCCGTTATTTCGATATTGGCGTGCACCATGACCGCGAAGCATGGATGCTCGAAGCTTTCGGCAGCGCAGGCGGCGAAGGGCAGAAGTTTGTTCGTTCTGAGCTGGCGTACCTGAATCGGCATGATCGCAGCCTGATTCCGCTCGCCCTGGTGCGAACGGCGACCAAGCTGCTGGCCTATCGCTTAGGACGGCACTGGCGACGCCTGCCCAATGCGTGGAACTGCCGGCTCTCGAGCAATCCCGTTTTCTGGCAGGCCAGCTAG
- the rpmH gene encoding 50S ribosomal protein L34, which produces MPKRTFQPNRRRRSKVHGFRSRMKTKSGAAVLSRRRAKGRKRVSVSASYRD; this is translated from the coding sequence ATGCCGAAGCGCACATTTCAACCCAATCGCCGCCGCCGTTCGAAGGTTCACGGCTTCCGTAGCCGTATGAAGACCAAGAGCGGAGCCGCCGTGCTCTCGCGCCGCCGCGCGAAGGGCCGCAAGCGCGTCTCCGTGAGCGCCAGCTACCGCGACTAG
- the rnpA gene encoding ribonuclease P protein component has product MPDDTPQLRDARLRKHADYQHVYQQSRKHFSPSMTYFFRLREDDMPVEVARVGLTAGRVLGKAVDRNRIKRRMREAVRAHLPQLPNRVDVVLHPRKSVKDMDFARLSGEVAHVFGNVRALIEKRGAKTTAHPRETA; this is encoded by the coding sequence ATGCCGGACGATACGCCACAGCTGCGCGATGCCCGCCTGCGGAAGCACGCCGACTATCAGCACGTGTATCAGCAGAGCCGGAAGCATTTTTCGCCCTCGATGACCTATTTTTTCCGGCTGCGCGAAGACGATATGCCGGTCGAGGTCGCACGCGTGGGCCTGACTGCCGGTCGCGTGCTGGGCAAAGCTGTCGACCGCAACCGCATCAAGCGGCGGATGCGCGAGGCCGTGCGCGCCCACCTGCCTCAGCTGCCCAACCGGGTAGACGTCGTTCTCCATCCCCGTAAATCCGTAAAAGATATGGACTTTGCCCGGCTTTCGGGCGAAGTTGCGCACGTCTTCGGCAATGTCCGCGCGCTGATTGAGAAGCGTGGCGCGAAAACCACTGCTCACCCCCGGGAAACGGCATGA
- a CDS encoding protein jag, producing MPIEDYSAAAQKIAAFLKILTTTGGLRLKYRITAGSGAADPDKLEAREIYVELAGPDAGLLTQRGGELLRALEHVAAKIIRLENEEHDKVSFDANQFKAIRARELRLAAETAAERVRKTGQPFSFAPASSRERRMLHLAFRGYDDLETSSTGEGNFRFVVAYPKGYDTSKLASLSAARPATGRPERSGGRGRR from the coding sequence ATGCCGATTGAAGATTACTCTGCTGCGGCGCAGAAGATCGCTGCGTTTCTCAAGATTCTGACGACCACCGGCGGCCTTCGGCTGAAGTATCGCATCACTGCAGGCTCTGGCGCCGCCGATCCGGACAAGCTGGAAGCGAGAGAGATCTACGTGGAGCTGGCAGGCCCTGACGCAGGTCTGCTGACCCAGCGCGGCGGCGAGCTGCTGCGCGCGCTCGAGCACGTGGCGGCAAAGATCATCCGGCTCGAAAACGAGGAGCACGACAAGGTCTCCTTCGATGCCAACCAGTTCAAGGCCATCCGCGCGCGCGAGCTGCGCCTGGCGGCAGAAACCGCTGCGGAACGCGTGAGAAAGACAGGCCAACCCTTCAGCTTCGCGCCTGCAAGCTCGCGCGAACGGCGGATGCTGCACCTGGCCTTCCGCGGCTATGACGATCTCGAAACGTCGTCGACCGGCGAGGGAAATTTCCGCTTTGTCGTTGCCTATCCCAAGGGCTACGACACCAGCAAGCTCGCATCGTTGAGCGCCGCACGTCCCGCCACAGGCAGGCCCGAACGATCCGGCGGACGCGGCCGCCGCTAG